The DNA sequence GAAAGAACTAATGCCcaagttaaaatcaacaatTAGAGAAGTTAAATAACAAATTTCGACAGATTAATTTATGTAGAtacaaattttaacttataaaaaaaacttatatattgtacttctgattgattttttttgttctaagTGGTTATATTGAGAAATATATCCTAACAGTATATCATAGTTGCTAATATTATTATGACAACCTAATGCGAAATTTTAAGTGAGCTGATGGAGGTCTAAAATTGAAAGAACGCGAGGATATGTAAGGATAAACctattttataaatacttttaagaaaataaaataaaataaaaaatgaaataattttatgtataagctaaaattagcttatgtaAAAGTTAAAATCCATCTTTTTAAAGAAGCATCTATAAGATAACTTTTAGATATTAACttataaataaagtaattataaGTTTAcgatgaaatttattttattttttcttcttctaaaaatacttataaaaaagtGTTTCGTCCTAACTATTATGGAATGTAACATACGTCTAAAATTCAAGTATAATTTCCGTTGTATGTTATAATCtctaaaaattaagataaataagtataaatatgtttgatttgCGATGCTATTTCCACGCACCAAACCAAACAGAAGCATGCACGTGCAAATATCAGGGTCACCTTTCTATGAACCACAGAACATGTATATATCCGTACGTTTGAATGAATATATCGTGTACCATATTTATAATGAATATGTGTGCAGTGTGGAACGAGCTagagaaagaaaacaaggaGTTTTTTGAGGAGTATGCCAAAGCCAAGAGTAAGGACGAACGAATGTCGGAGGAAGAGACAAGCCAAATGATACAGAAGATGATCTCAGATTCCTCTAAAGGTGCTGGCAACGACTAATCAATCACAGCCATTGAAAACGATCTCacctctgtgtgtgtgtgtgtgtgtgttttgctCGCTACACCTTCACTACCATGCATGGGGTTCATTTTCCTCACACTCCCATTTGCAATAAGCCAAAACACACACTTGTACACCTTCTCTTTCACTCTAGCTACGTTACTATCATAAGTGGTCCTTAATTCAAGTTTCCAATGCATGCATggatatttcttatatattgttaaattaatatatgttgTTAAATACTATAATGTCTATAATATATTCAGTAACGTTCTCATACGGAAGGAGCACGGAGACTAGACAACAAGAGTGGTCCACTACCTCATGAACAAAAATTCTAGTGATCTCTCcctatcttttatttaaatgcTATTGCTAGAGGATCTTTGAGTTAGCAAATAACAGTGTGCCATATCAGCAGCTGAAAGATTTGATATGGGATAACGTTAACGTTATACAATATTATAATACAATAGATGTCGTTGATGTGGCGAATATTGacgtatgtatgtatgtgctGTGTTGTACACATACGATAATCACAAAACTCAATGTAACGCCAACATTATATAACAGGCGTATCTCCTTGTTGTGATCATTCCCGGCTAGCCCTAAGAGCATGATGAGTGGCAGGCATGGAAACGTGGAAAGCGTAGGAAGCTAGGCCTGGTTTTATGTGTGTCATATGTGTCTTGTCGTATCGAGTGAATGTATATATGGAAATGGAATGGTGCTAATTAAGAGGGTCGTCAGAAACTATCATTGGTCGCAAAGAGTAGCTTGTTTTTAATTGGAATATACATATACCTATATATGTCCAACATAGGACAAAATTTTCAATCTACGCTATCTTTAAGTACTagctataaattattaattaggtGATTGTGGGTTACATAATTCTTATTAATCTCTATAcgaattataattaaatgttattaatttttttaaaataaaaattaaatatattatgtagAAATTGGTTGAAAACTGAAATCATAAAATGGATGAGTGTTGAATCATCTAATGATTTCTATATACTTTAGTACCTTAGTATTCCCATTCCCAAACATATTGGAGGTTTGAATgtgatcatttttcttttcacaaatagacatacttatatattttaaatgtgaatttaggtttaatttaattttaaaaattaactcaaGGGATAAGAGTTGTCtctcacttatatattttaacttgactttatttttaatcGATGTGAAACTTAAATTTTTCTCAACAACAATCATAGTAAAATAATGGTTGAAATGTCTTTCAATCATGTTAAAGTTGAAAGATGGTGCAAATGAGAGATTAAAATAATTGCACTGTTGCAACAAAGTTTACTTTAATTTTAGGCTATTGTTTAGCGGCAATATTAACAAACCAATTGCCACTATTTCACTATTTAGGGCAAAACTTTTGTGATTAATGGATATTAGCCGGTAAAAAGTAGATTTTGAATAACAATATTTAGTTTTCTAATTAAGAGTCTTTATTAACATTCGATATAAatgttgataatatttttacgATTGAgtatatttgtctttttttttgagGTGGAGTATGACTGTTAAAAGAGCATATTAATGGCTTAAGCCTTTAAAGTCAACTCTGCTGTAATTTGAGTTTTGGAGGTGAAAAAAATGCACCTGGCTAGCAGCAGCAGAAAAAACAAAGCTTCATGTGTAATTTTAGAGGTCCTGAGCTTGAGAGATAAACAGTGAGTGTATAATGATAGCGTAAGAAAATATATCAGGCTGGGTTTCATCTTTGTTACTCTTCAAAAcagtaaaattgttttattttacatcTTCTGTGTAAAAAAAGTGTGGAGAAgatattatattcattaatataatataaatatttttcaaaggtTTGTCTCAGTTTTCTCTTATATAATACTTATGGACCattttatccaaacaaaccTTAATTTTATATAGCTGATCAAAGGAGAGacatgaagttttttttatgatatgccTAGTATTAGAGTCATATAAAATAAGTCAAAACATTGAACTTGTCGTTATAAATTGAAGTCAAATTCttgtattattcattttaattaaatcttatcTGAGCCACATTGAACAAGTAATAGGTGCGGTAATAAATTAAGAATCGAACAAACAGCAAAAGttttaaattggtttaaaagttacataaagTTTTTACATTATGTGAACCGTGACCAGCTCACTAAGGCCATTGACAGTTTGACACCAGCTGGCTGATGGATTAGATCATAGATCCCACTGGTGAAAGCCATGGtattttagacaatttttttctaGTAACTACTATTTTTGGACTTTCAATTTCATATGGTTTTGGACCtatttaatcattttacatAATAATGTTCACTTCTCTCGTTTTCATCCAATGAAGATGAAGTTTAAAATCCTTTTCCTTGGTGTGGCAAATGCGCATGCTGATTGGTTTCTTACGTGTCTATATATTTTCTTGTATTGATATGCAGTATATGCGACATGGGAGATAAAAAACGACAAACGTAGGTCTGAATCCGTGAAGCGCACAGCCTAATTAAGTATGGACATTTGTCTTATTGCATGAATACAACACATAGCACCATCTGTGTCTAACgttaacaaataacaataatgctttcatttatttatttctgaCACTTTGACCACTTGTATAACTAACAACAAAATGGCTTGACACGTTGTCACGTCAGCAGCAACTTTTTCAAGTGTCACCCCAAGCAGAACCATCTATGCATATCATTTAATCAATTCAAGTGCCTTCAACTTTAGGTAAAATTTCCAGTTGGGTCATTATTCTCGATGGTTTTTCTACACAGAACCACATGgccaagaatttaattaaacttggttacttaattgattaatttgcaGAAGTTTAATTgctaaaatcttaaaatttaattcagaGAACTTTTGATTCTTAGagcagtatatatatataagtgagtttaattatataaatataaataaaataaaatataaaaatataagattttatttataaatttagtgaattttaaaaaatgaggggtGCAAATACACCCTTGAAGTCAACCTTGGTCCGccactaaatatatatatattaatattatttgttatgaaaaatataattcacgAATCTAGCTAATACGAATTCCACCTTCAAAATTGCACTCCAACACATAGTTTATAAGAGCAAGTTTAGAGGTTAGCTGGGAAATTTTTGGGTTCAGCCATCAACCACTTCTCTCAACACTTACTACATgagattttttcaatttaaaaatattttgagttaAAGTCCTAAAAATATACAACCACATGAGGAACAACTTTATCACATCTACTCATTGGTGGACCTATTCACAAATGAGAATGAATAAATGTATTccttcaatttaataaaatcacaagtatttattttgaaatctcCTAATTTTATGTGATTGAACCCCTTAATGTATTCACAAATGGGGATAAATTAATGTATcctcttattttaataaaatcatgaatatttattttaatattttatattttatgtctcttatttttatttgtttaaactcactatttcattttctcactctttttatatctttattcatgtttttttatatatgatagtttttattaaattttttgaaataaattactCTCACTAATTCATATCATAGATCCATcactgcatatatatatatatatatatatatatatatatatatatatatatatatatatatatatatatatatatatatatatattatgtcttACTCTAATAACCTAGCTCAAATAAAATTGTCCTTGATCTAATAAAGGATATATACTTATATAGTGTATACCTAAAACACCTATCTCGATGAAGATTCCAAGAAGAACTAGAATCTCCTACTAAACTCAATCAGCTAAACATCCCCCGCCATAACAAATAATCCTTGTATAACATGCTATCAAGTAAAAGATTTTCCGAAGAGGTGGGGTTAATTCAACTTTGATCTGGGTTAAAACCTTAAAAAGGATGGTGGGGACCTACAGTCATAAGTAGAGAAGTGAGGAAAAATTCCGTCGACTATGGGACTCTCTCAAATTCTCAATATAAGGTCTAGGCCTAGGGTTACCTGGAGTGGACACtaaaaacatacatacataaaataataatatcatgaaCGAATAAATGACATCAACTGACATGCAGAAATACGACACATGAGATCGAAAACGACGAGGAGGGTCCTGAAATAACGTGAAATGTAGATATTATAGGGTCTTTTATACATTCATATATGCAGAAAGCTAGATTCCTCTCCTCTTGTAGTTTGTCTCATTGCTTAACTACAACATGTAGTGGCAGCCAGCCCTAGCTAGCTCGTTGAAATCTGGCAAATTGGCAATCATAATTTTGGCTATCCATGGATTTTATTGTAATCTCTGGAACCAATGGCTTTCCTAGTATTTTCTTTGGAACCAATCATAATTGAAGGAATACCCATGGGTCATGTGATTTTCattatcaatttattaattaattaatacaagtGGGAGCTTAATCATAGCCACATTACGTGAGTATGAACAATTATATATTGTAATCTGTGGAACCAATGGCTTTCCTAGTATTTGCATTCTATCTAAAGAAATACAAGTGTTTATAACTTTTCTCTACTGTGTACGTCAACCCAACGgataaaatgcaaaataaaaataaacaaagtcTTTCTTCTCAGCAAATAGGATAAAATCATCCGATGTAATTCACTGTATGTGTTGTCTATCTTATACAGTTTGATTGTTTTCCTGCTTCGGAAAACAATACAATAGTTTCAACTCGTCACCCAATATTTttatgcaataaaataaatattttcaaacattaaaagtttaaaacacaAATTTGAGAATTGTCATGAATTTCTCAAATGCTAGTTGGGGAATCGGCCGACAGTTCAAACATTAAAACATAACTTTGAAATTGGCATGAATTTCTCAAACGCTTAGGGAATAAGagggaaataaaaatacttatcaATGATTTAAAATGGAGTTATAAGGAAGGACTCTTCTTCCATCTCAGTTCCTTAGTTTCTGCTTTTTATTTGCTTCCCATGTAaccataaaaatgaaattataagatcgtcttaatgataaaaaaggaaaaaagaagagaaaaaaattatgaatttaaattcttccactaataaaaaaattaattattaacaattaatattactgataaaaaaaaaatcaatgatctACAAATCAACTATACAAATAAACTTATATCACACTAACCTTGAAATATTAAGTTAATGAGTTCTTCTCCCTTTACTTGTTAATTTTCTAGTTGCACTCAAACAGCTAGGACTGAACATAAACATTCCGATCCAACAATGTCTCCAGGTCAGCCGGTTTGCTGATTATTGGCTAAGAAATTATGTCTTCATGAGTCATGACAGCTAAACCTTTGGCATTCACACATTTTTCTGTCCCGTCAATATTGATGCCAAGTTGAGACTGTGAAGAGGCAATAATatccaataaaagaaaagaaaaacttagaGCATCTCCAACATCATCCCAGACAGCAGTATTTGTGAGATTCTAAATTAAgaattggtttttaaatttaagaattgGTTATCATTCATAATCATTATTTGAGGAAACTGCATGACTTCTAAATGTAAGAGTAGTCagttttatataaaacaatcatttcttatgattaaaaaaatattttattaaatagtaTACGAGACATTTgaagttttaaataatttgtatataaGCTTTAGAGAGTTTTTAAAGCTCTTAAATATAAGATGCATGATAGGACCGGCTAAAAACAAGTTAGGAACCTTCACTTTAAAATATAgttacttttgttttctttcttttttgaaaagccaaaaaatgttttttttttaattaaaaggagtaaaataagatttttttttagttattacaaATCTTGCAAAATCAACTTAAAAATAACAGCTTTAGAATGTTTATATAGGCAAACGTACGTTAGATTGAGGGATTAAAATCTACTATCTCCAATTTTCTAcctgttatcattttttttttgattgactagtttcttttttatatttctcatgTGCTGGTCTCTTTTTCTAGTTTCTACTTTCTACTTTCTAGTGATTTTTCGCAATGTCATAAATTGTGAAAAAATTGTAGTCATGATTTTTAGCTATGACCGCAATTTAAAATcaggataataataataataataataatttttaaaaataaattatatagggATCGTGGAAGTGGAACAAAAATTTCACCATTATGTTTAAATTGACTCTGGTCTCTGCTGGATTCATTTATCACTAAAAATAGTCTTATAATATCTGCACAACTGTCAAGTCactttattttagtgaaatccTGCATTAGAATTCCTACGGGGccgaagatatttttttattgaatcccATGTGTTTactgttttatttttacatgcCTGAAGGAAATTACTG is a window from the Glycine max cultivar Williams 82 chromosome 2, Glycine_max_v4.0, whole genome shotgun sequence genome containing:
- the LOC100795820 gene encoding uncharacterized protein, with the protein product MGESSNSSASYIHMVQHMIEKCLIFHMSKEECMEALSKHANIKPVITSTVWNELEKENKEFFEEYAKAKSKDERMSEEETSQMIQKMISDSSKGAGND